One window of Stigmatopora nigra isolate UIUO_SnigA chromosome 14, RoL_Snig_1.1, whole genome shotgun sequence genomic DNA carries:
- the LOC144207899 gene encoding E3 ubiquitin-protein ligase RNF130-like isoform X2 has protein sequence MSPSNGRGQCPTDEATLLMLEPGSRSRSSASSGGPSAASQPGGGAAASAASMNPARRTLSTTLHRTLNDAKLAKVVSAFENDGIAEDLQTHRTVLNEGSMRSLSRTGTPVPVMVLLLLQVRWARAGRSDRGVVLPSEENVSATVNASVTDARGHAVHVMSSEDGTYGQNSPKVDTRSLLVVTPAPRHGVVDHQGCDPNTRFVAPPRGVQWVALLQRGNCTFKEKILKAAAFNASAVLIYNNSTNKTVKMGHEGTGDTVAVMITEAYGKEILAHLERNLSVAVTVLVGQRRPGKNVNRGSLVFVSVSFIVLMIISSAWLVFYFIQKIRYGTAAHQGHRRLGDAAKKAIGKLGTRTVKKGDKETDPDFNHCAVCIEAYQLNDVVRVLPCKHVFHKACVDPWLNEHCTCPMCKLDILKALGVASGGAYAEVAAAEPRRPGAVRAPSGQRPAPPVRRGGRPAVSLEPLSPPRPEAPPRNPADIAIAVTSGHLFTSPPPPPRMELPELQAPLDLYDDKS, from the exons ATGTCTCCCTCGAACGGGCGCGGCCAGTGTCCCACGGACGAGGCGACGCTACTCATGCTGGAGCCcggctctcgctctcgctcctCGGCTTCCTCCGGCGGACCTTCGGCGGCGTCCCAGCCGGGCGGAGGCGCGGCAGCCTCGGCGGCGTCCATGAACCCGGCTCGACGCACGCTCTCCACCACGTTACACAGAA CACTGAACGATGCAAAGCTGGCAAAAGTGGTGTCCGCATTCGAGAATGACGGGATTGCGGAAGATCTCCAGACACACCGGACAG TTTTGAATGAGGGAAGCATGAGGTCCCTCAGCCGGACCGGGACGCCGGTTCCGGTCATGGtcctgctcctcctccaggTCCGCTGGGCGCGAGCCGGGCGCTCGGACCGCGGCGTGGTCTTACCGTCGGAGGAGAACGTCAGCGCCACCGTCAACGCCAGCGTGACGGACGCGCGGGGCCACGCCGTGCACGTCATGAGCAGCGAAGACGGAACATACGGACAGAATTCGCCCAAAGTGGATACACGCTCGCTACTGGTGGTCACGCCCGCGCCGCGCCATGGAG TGGTGGACCATCAGGGCTGCGACCCCAACACCCGCTTCGTGGCGCCTCCCCGTGGCGTCCAGTGGGTGGCGCTGCTGCAGAGGGGAAATTGCACCTTCAAGGAGAAAATCCTCAAAGCGGCCGCCTTCAACGCGTCCGCCGTACTCATCTACAACAACTCCACCAACAAGACGGTCAAAATGGGCCACGAAG GGACGGGCGACACGGTGGCGGTGATGATCACGGAAGCCTACGGCAAGGAGATCCTGGCCCACCTGGAGCGCAACCTGAGCGTGGCCGTCACGGTCCTGGTGGGACAGCGGCGTCCCGGCAAGAACGTCAACCGAGGCTCCCTGGTCTTCGTCTCCGTTTCCTTCATCGTCCTCATGATCATCTCTTCCGCCTGGCTGGTCTTCTACTTCATCCAGAAGATCCGATACGGCACCGCCGCGCACCAAGGGCAC CGTCGTCTGGGAGACGCCGCCAAGAAAGCCATCGGCAAGTTGGGCACTCGGACGGTCAAGAAAGGTGACAAG GAGACTGATCCCGACTTCAACCACTGCGCCGTTTGTATCGAGGCTTACCAGCTGAACGACGTGGTCCGCGTACTGCCCTGCAA GCACGTCTTTCACAAGGCCTGTGTGGATCCCTGGCTCAACGAGCACTGCACCTGCCCCATGTGCAAACTGGATATCCTCAAGGCTCTGGGCGTGGCG AGCGGCGGAGCGTACGCCGAGGTCGCCGCCGCGGAACCCCGGCGGCCGGGAGCCGTCCGGGCCCCCTCCGGCCAGAGGCCGGCGCCGCCCGTAAGGCGCGGCGGCCGTCCCGCCGTCAGCCTGGAGCCGCTGAGCCCGCCCCGCCCCGAGGCTCCGCCCCGGAACCCCGCAGACATTGCCATCGCCGTCACCA GCGGCCACTTGTTCACCTCGCCGCCTCCGCCCCCTCGCATGGAGCTGCCCGAGTTGCAGGCTCCCCTGGATCTGTACGATGACAAGTCCTGA
- the LOC144207899 gene encoding E3 ubiquitin-protein ligase RNF130-like isoform X1, whose amino-acid sequence MSPSNGRGQCPTDEATLLMLEPGSRSRSSASSGGPSAASQPGGGAAASAASMNPARRTLSTTLHRTLNDAKLAKVVSAFENDGIAEDLQTHRTVLNEGSMRSLSRTGTPVPVMVLLLLQVRWARAGRSDRGVVLPSEENVSATVNASVTDARGHAVHVMSSEDGTYGQNSPKVDTRSLLVVTPAPRHGVVDHQGCDPNTRFVAPPRGVQWVALLQRGNCTFKEKILKAAAFNASAVLIYNNSTNKTVKMGHEGTGDTVAVMITEAYGKEILAHLERNLSVAVTVLVGQRRPGKNVNRGSLVFVSVSFIVLMIISSAWLVFYFIQKIRYGTAAHQGHRRLGDAAKKAIGKLGTRTVKKGDKETDPDFNHCAVCIEAYQLNDVVRVLPCKHVFHKACVDPWLNEHCTCPMCKLDILKALGVAVSDARLGPPLSAPRLTRARLAFATQSGGAYAEVAAAEPRRPGAVRAPSGQRPAPPVRRGGRPAVSLEPLSPPRPEAPPRNPADIAIAVTSGHLFTSPPPPPRMELPELQAPLDLYDDKS is encoded by the exons ATGTCTCCCTCGAACGGGCGCGGCCAGTGTCCCACGGACGAGGCGACGCTACTCATGCTGGAGCCcggctctcgctctcgctcctCGGCTTCCTCCGGCGGACCTTCGGCGGCGTCCCAGCCGGGCGGAGGCGCGGCAGCCTCGGCGGCGTCCATGAACCCGGCTCGACGCACGCTCTCCACCACGTTACACAGAA CACTGAACGATGCAAAGCTGGCAAAAGTGGTGTCCGCATTCGAGAATGACGGGATTGCGGAAGATCTCCAGACACACCGGACAG TTTTGAATGAGGGAAGCATGAGGTCCCTCAGCCGGACCGGGACGCCGGTTCCGGTCATGGtcctgctcctcctccaggTCCGCTGGGCGCGAGCCGGGCGCTCGGACCGCGGCGTGGTCTTACCGTCGGAGGAGAACGTCAGCGCCACCGTCAACGCCAGCGTGACGGACGCGCGGGGCCACGCCGTGCACGTCATGAGCAGCGAAGACGGAACATACGGACAGAATTCGCCCAAAGTGGATACACGCTCGCTACTGGTGGTCACGCCCGCGCCGCGCCATGGAG TGGTGGACCATCAGGGCTGCGACCCCAACACCCGCTTCGTGGCGCCTCCCCGTGGCGTCCAGTGGGTGGCGCTGCTGCAGAGGGGAAATTGCACCTTCAAGGAGAAAATCCTCAAAGCGGCCGCCTTCAACGCGTCCGCCGTACTCATCTACAACAACTCCACCAACAAGACGGTCAAAATGGGCCACGAAG GGACGGGCGACACGGTGGCGGTGATGATCACGGAAGCCTACGGCAAGGAGATCCTGGCCCACCTGGAGCGCAACCTGAGCGTGGCCGTCACGGTCCTGGTGGGACAGCGGCGTCCCGGCAAGAACGTCAACCGAGGCTCCCTGGTCTTCGTCTCCGTTTCCTTCATCGTCCTCATGATCATCTCTTCCGCCTGGCTGGTCTTCTACTTCATCCAGAAGATCCGATACGGCACCGCCGCGCACCAAGGGCAC CGTCGTCTGGGAGACGCCGCCAAGAAAGCCATCGGCAAGTTGGGCACTCGGACGGTCAAGAAAGGTGACAAG GAGACTGATCCCGACTTCAACCACTGCGCCGTTTGTATCGAGGCTTACCAGCTGAACGACGTGGTCCGCGTACTGCCCTGCAA GCACGTCTTTCACAAGGCCTGTGTGGATCCCTGGCTCAACGAGCACTGCACCTGCCCCATGTGCAAACTGGATATCCTCAAGGCTCTGGGCGTGGCGGTGAGCGACGCCCGCCTCGGCCCGCCTCTTTCCGCGCCCAGGCTCACCCGCGCGCGCCTCGCGTTTGCCACGCAGAGCGGCGGAGCGTACGCCGAGGTCGCCGCCGCGGAACCCCGGCGGCCGGGAGCCGTCCGGGCCCCCTCCGGCCAGAGGCCGGCGCCGCCCGTAAGGCGCGGCGGCCGTCCCGCCGTCAGCCTGGAGCCGCTGAGCCCGCCCCGCCCCGAGGCTCCGCCCCGGAACCCCGCAGACATTGCCATCGCCGTCACCA GCGGCCACTTGTTCACCTCGCCGCCTCCGCCCCCTCGCATGGAGCTGCCCGAGTTGCAGGCTCCCCTGGATCTGTACGATGACAAGTCCTGA
- the tbc1d9b gene encoding TBC1 domain family member 9B, producing MWIHPEEVLLAGPLWVSERANPFFILQKRRGHGRGGGLSGLLVGTLDVVLDSSARAAPYRILLQTVDSQVFWNLACGSSRREITEHWDWLEANLLQTVSVFDNDQDVTTFVRGKISGMIAEEKRAAPGEDREQDGGKFREAQLKMRKQFGMPAEEKLVNYYSCSYWKGRVPRQGWLYLSVNHLCFYSFLLGKEVSLVVQWTEVTQLEKNATLLFPESVRVQTRTDEHFFSVFLDVNDTFKLMEQLANMAMRQLLDNEVFAADRSLPKAGEALKNVSALKRDLDARAKNERYRSAFRLTEDERLDGHTDCTLWAPFAKRHVAGQLFISDNYICFSSRREDLCRLIVPLREVSVVEKAESSAVLPCPLSISTKNKSNFLFANLKDRDLLVRRISDFLLRTPDESRGDAAAVPRQGPDAPTATQGLLELYRKGVPEEPGPRAAKEKMKEEAWNIHFSEFGRGVCMYRTPRSRELVLDGIPDKLRGELWLLFSGAHNQMSAHPGYYDALAEKAAGLASLATEEIERDLHRSMPEHRAFQNEMGIAALRRVLTAYAHRNPGIGYCQAMNIVTSVLLLYCTEEEAFWLLVALCERMLPDYYDARVVGALVDQGVFEELTRAFLPLLYEHMKELGVISTISLSWFLTLFLSVMPFDSAVILVDCFFYEGVKVIFQVALAVLNDNVDTLLACVDEGEAMTVLGRYLDNVTNGQMAEQPERADGEEPAAPEMDVFRLVESSYEKFGSLRADVIEQMRFKQRLKVIQSLEDTAKRSVVRAAMTESAFDMDELEDLYCLFKAQHMSGCYWGGGSAAAERHDPGLPYLEQYRIDGGQFWRLWHALSAWPCASHARVLAGRLFRTLDRNRDGLVNFKEFAAALSGMYHGDVTDKLKLLYKLHLPPALCPEEEAEEAESASEAANFFPDASKEDSVSSSARAGGEEARPELAVRGVSQEKKEDYRSYLRAWAEEKEPKRESIKDLPAMNQDQFIELCKTLYNMFSEEECHEQQLYHAIATVASLLLRIGEAGKKFHKTTTLTDEPEKAGAPDERWAVTFEQVLASVLTEAPLVEYFERKRDVRARVSALKDRRRSASSRDGP from the exons ATGTGGATCCACCCTGAGGAGGTTCTGCTGGCCGGCCCGCTTTGGGTCTCCGAGCGGGCCAATCCCTTCTTCATCCTGCAGAAGCGGCGAGGGCACGGTCGGGGAGGGGGACTGTCCG GTCTGCTGGTGGGAACTCTGGACGTGGTCCTGGACTCCAGCGCCAGGGCGGCCCCTTACCGGATCCTCCTCCAAACGGTCGATTCGCAGGTCTTCTGGAATTTGGCCTGCG GCTCCTCGCGCCGGGAGATCACGGAGCACTGGGACTGGCTGGAGGCCAACCTGCTGCAGACCGTGTCCGTCTTCGACAACGACCAGGACGTGACCACCTTCGTCAGGGGGAAGATTTCC GGCATGATCGCGGAGGAAAAGCGTGCGGCGCCGGGCGAGGATCGGGAGCAGGACGGCGGCAAGTTCCGGGAAGCCCAGCTGAAGATGAGGAAACAGTTCGGGATGCCGGCCGAGGAGAAGCTGGTCAACTATTACTCGTGCAGCTACTGGAAAGGTCGCGTGCCGCGTCAAGGTTGGCTCTACCTCTCCGTCAATCACCTCTGCTTCTACTCCTTCCTGTTGGGAAAAGAAG TGAGCCTGGTGGTCCAGTGGACGGAAGTCACCCAACTGGAAAAGAACGCCACCTTGCTGTTCCCGGAGAGCGTCCGCGTCCAGACGCGGACGGACGAGCACTTCTTCTCCGTCTTCCTGGACGTCAACGACACCTTCAAGCTGATGGAGCAGCTGGCCAACATGGCCATGCGCCAGCTGCTGGACAACGAGGTCTTCGCCGCCGACCGATCTCTGCCCAAAGCCGGCGAGGCCCTCAAGAACGTCTCGGCGCTCAAGAG AGATCTGGACGCACGCGCCAAGAACGAGCGATACCGCAGCGCCTTCCGCCTGACGGAGGACGAGCGCCTGGACGGCCACACGGACTGCACGCTGTGGGCGCCCTTCGCCAAAAGGCACGTGGCGGGCCAGCTCTTCATCTCCGACAACTACATTTGCTTCAGCAGCCGACGGGAAGACCTGTGCCGCCTCATCGTGCCGCTCCGAGAG GTGTCGGTGGTGGAGAAGGCGGAGAGCAGCGCCGTCCTTCCGTGTCCGCTGTCCATCAGCACCAAGAACAAAAGCAACTTCCTCTTCGCCAACCTCAAAGACCGAGACCTCCTGGTCCGCCGCATCTCCGACTTCCTGCTGCGGACGCCGGACGAGTCTCGGGGGGACGCGGCGGCGGTGCCCCGGCAAGGCCCCGACGCCCCCACCGCCACTCAGGGTCTGCTGGAGCTTTACCGCAAAGGCGTCCCAGAGGAACCGGGACCCAGAGCC GCCAAGGAGAAAATGAAAGAGGAAGCGTGGAACATCCACTTCTCGGAGTTTGGCCGAGGGGTCTGCATGTACAGGACCCCCAGGAGCCGAGAACTGGTCCTGGACGGCATCCCCGACAAGCTGCGGGGGGAACTCTGGTTGCTCTTCTCGG GAGCGCACAACCAGATGTCCGCCCATCCGGGTTACTACGACGCGTTGGCGGAGAAGGCGGCGGGCCTGGCCTCTTTGGCCACGGAGGAGATCGAGCGGGACCTCCACCGCTCCATGCCCGAGCACCGGGCCTTCCAGAACGAGATGGGCATCGCCGCCCTGCGCCGCGTCCTCACCGCTTACGCCCACAGGAACCCGGGCATCGGCTATTGCCAG GCCATGAACATCGTGACGTCGGTGCTGCTGCTCTACTGCACCGAGGAGGAGGCCTTCTGGCTCTTGGTGGCGCTCTGCGAACGCATGCTGCCGGACTACTACGACGCCCGGGTCGTGG GGGCGCTGGTGGACCAAGGCGTGTTCGAGGAGCTGACCAGGGCCTTCCTGCCGCTGCTCTACGAGCACATGAAGGAACTTGGCGTCATCTCTACCATCAGCCTTTCTTGgttcctcaccctcttcctgtCCGTCATGCCTTTTGACAGCGCCGTCATCCTGGTGGACTGCTTTTTCTACGAGGGCGTCAAAGTCATCTTCCAG GTGGCGCTGGCGGTGCTTAATGACAACGTGGACACCCTGTTGGCCTGTGTCGACGAGGGCGAGGCCATGACCGTCTTAGGGAG GTACCTGGACAACGTGACCAACGGTCAGATGGCCGAGCAGCCCGAGCGGGCCGACGGAGAGGAGCCGGCGGCGCCCGAGATGGACGTCTTCCGCCTGGTGGAGTCCTCCTACGAG AAGTTCGGCAGCCTCCGTGCCGACGTCATTGAGCAGATGAGGTTCAAGCAGAGGTTGAAGGTCATCCAGTCGCTGGAGGACACGGCCAAACGCAGCGTG GTGAGGGCCGCCATGACCGAATCGGCGTTCGACATGGACGAGCTGGAGGACCTCTACTGTCTCTTCAAG GCCCAGCACATGAGCGGCTGCTACTGGGGCGGCggctcggcggcggcggagcgTCACGACCCGGGCCTGCCGTACCTGGAGCAGTACCGTATCGACGGCGGGCAGTTCTGGCGGTTGTGGCACGCCCTGTCCGCCTGGCCCTGCGCCAGCCACGCCCGCGTCCTGGCCGGCCGCCTCTTCCGGACGCTGGACCGCAACCGTGACGGCCTGGTCAACTTCAAGGAGTTTGCGGCGGCGCTCA GTGGGATGTACCACGGGGATGTGACCGACAAACTCAAGTTGCTCTATAAGCTCCACCTTCCCCCGG CTCTGTGTcccgaggaggaggcggaggaggcaGAGTCGGCGTCTGAGGCGGCAAACTTCTTCCCCGACGCATCTAAAG AAGACTCCGTCTCGTCCTCTGCACGAGCAG GGGGGGAGGAGGCCCGACCCGAGTTGGCGGTCCGCGGCGTGAGCCAGGAAAAGAAAG AAGACTACAGGTCCTACCTGAGAGCGTGGGCTGAGGAGAAGGAGCCCAAGCGGGAATCCATCAAGGATCTCCCCGCCATGAATCAG GATCAGTTCATCGAGCTGTGCAAGACCTTGTACAACATGTTCAGCGAGGAGGAGTGCCACGAACAGCAGCTCTACCACGCCATCGCCACCGTGGCCAGCTTGCTTCTGCGCATCGGCGAAGCGGGTAAAAAGTTCCACAAGACGACGACGCTGACGGACGAGCCGGAGAAGGCCGGCGCCCCCGACGAGCGCTGGGCCGTCACCTTCGAGCAGGTACTGGCGTCCGTCTTGACCGAAGCACCACTGGTGGAATACTTTGAGAGGAAACGAGACGTCAGGGCACGGGTGTCCGCCCTCAAAGATCGGCGGCGGAGCGCCTCCTCCCGGGACGGCCCCTGA
- the sqstm1 gene encoding LOW QUALITY PROTEIN: sequestosome-1 (The sequence of the model RefSeq protein was modified relative to this genomic sequence to represent the inferred CDS: deleted 2 bases in 1 codon) — protein MSVTVKAYLMSKGSIAEIRKFVLKDDPTIGRYEQLESKSNQLYSSLKNRPISSIQLNYEDGDGELVAFSSNEELFLAETCIKDGVFRIFVREKEEPRQDSPAKPSAAAASSTTAPPAKVPPTTVPPATWATPAGVHVNVTCDGCEGPVVGVRFKCAVCPDYDLCVDCWSKGIHPEHSLVGSPGVRPVRASQGAFPHIKLKTKTRHCGRGARRNTAPATPAMPVADVQGGINYLRNVGESVAAMLSPLGIDVDIDVEHGGRAVKVTEGPREEDAERETGVAQWSLFLSSVGGSSPKFFPSRRQASPSKDDEEWTHVSGKEVDPSSGEMQSLLQGAEVDRGAVREVEQDGAKGAPPAALYPRLPPGMDPRLVESLTHMLSMGFTDEGGWLSRLLRAKEFDIGAALDAIQYDGKNARQRR, from the exons ATGTCGGTCACCGTCAAGGCTTACCTGATGAGCAAAGGGTCGATAGCGGAAATTCGAAAGTTTGTGCTGAAGGATGACCCGACCATCGGGAGATACGAGCAGCTGGAGAGCAAAAGTAACCAGCTGTACAGCTCACTCAAAAACAGGCCCATCAGCAGCATCCAGTTGAACTACGAAG ATGGCGATGGCGAACTGGTGGCCTTCTCGTCCAATGAGGAGCTCTTCTTGGCTGAGACTTGCATAAAAGACGGCGTCTTTCGCATTTTCGTCAGAG AGAAAGAGGAGCCGCGTCAGGACTCGCCAGCCAAGCCGTCCGCCGCGGCGGCATCCTCCACCACAGCTCCCCCTGCTAAAGTGCCCCCCACCACGGTGCCCCCCGCCACTTGGGCCACCCCGGCCGGCGTGCACGTCAACGTGACGTGCGACGGCTGCGAGGGCCCGGTAGTGGGTGTGCGCTTCAAGTGCGCCGTCTGCCCCGACTACGACCTCTGCGTGGATTGCTGGTCCAAAGGGATCCATCCAGAACACTCCCTGGTCGGTAGCCCCGGCGTTCGTCCCGTGCGGGCCTCGCAGGGGGCGTTCCCGCACATCAAGCTGAAGACAAAGACGAGGCATTGTGGGCGTGGCGCTCGTCGAAACACTGCGCCCGCCACACCCGCCATGCCCGTTGCTGACGTCCAAGGCGGCATCAATTACCTGAGGAATGTGGGCGAGAGCGTGGCGGCCATGCTCAGCCCGCTAG GCATCGACGTGGACATTGACGTGGAACACGGCGGCCGCGCCGTCAAGGTGACGGAAGGACCGCGTGAAGAAGACGCGGAGCGGGAG ACAGGTGTGGCGCAGTggtctctcttcctctcttcgGTCGGGGGCTCCTCACCTAAGTTCTTCCCTTCCCGCCGGCAGGCTTCGCCGAGCAAAGACGACGAAGAGTGGACGCACGTGAGCGGCAAGGAGGTGGACCCATCCAGCGGCGAAATGCAGTCGTTGTTGCAGGGCGCCGAGGTGGATCGGGGCGCCGTCCGAGAGGTGGAACAGGACGGCGCTAAAGGGGCTCCTCCGGCGGCCCTGTACCCCCGCCTTCCTCCAG GTATGGACCCCCGCCTGGTGGAGTCTCTGACTCACATGTTGTCCATGGGCTTCACGGACGAGGGCGGCTGGCTGAGCCGCCTCCTCCGGGCCAAAGAGTTTGACATCGGCGCCGCCTTGGATGCCATCCAGTACGACGGCAAAAACGCCCGCCAGCGCCGTTGA
- the LOC144207949 gene encoding E3 ubiquitin-protein ligase RNF4-like isoform X2: MDNPPDDPAEVVDLTSESWEAAHVVDLTNNDSVLLVDEGSPVRTRGRTRARTLTGRLSDPGGGDDGGRRNPPGGSYVVSSDEDEPSSGLPGADVLFSLQAGSSTRLTPGTISCPVCMDTYTEMVESGRLVVSTKCGHVFCSQCLRDALSRSHTCPTCRKRLTPRQYHPLYI; the protein is encoded by the exons ATGGACAACCCTCCGGACG ATCCCGCCGAAGTGGTGGACCTGACGTCGGAGTCGTGGGAAGCGGCGCACGTGGTCGATCTGACCAACAACGACTCCGTGCTG ctGGTAGACGAAGGCTCGCCCGTCCGGACTCGAGGACGCACTCGCGCACGCACGCTGACGGGGCGCCTCTCGGAtcccggcggcggcgacgacggcggaAGGAGGAACCCCCCGGGAGGTAGCTACGTGGTCAGCAGCGACGAGGACGAGCCCTCCTCGGGCCTCCCAGGCGCCGACGTCTTGTTCTCGCTCCAGGCAGGGAGCTCCACCAG GCTTACACCGGGAACCATCAGCTGTCCGGTGTGCATGGACACGTACACGGAG ATGGTGGAGAGCGGGCGGCTGGTGGTGTCTACCAAATGCGGCCACGTCTTCTGCAGCCAATGCCTACGAGACGCCCTTTCCCGTTCGCACACGTGCCCCACGTGTCGAAAACGCCTGACGCCTCGGCAGTACCACCCCCTCTATATCTGA
- the LOC144207949 gene encoding E3 ubiquitin-protein ligase RNF4-like isoform X1: MSNTAPRKRRNAEGPLASAAKHRGGANARRTARADRRAVAASNRRSSPRVVPPPPAETVDVMDNPPDDPAEVVDLTSESWEAAHVVDLTNNDSVLLVDEGSPVRTRGRTRARTLTGRLSDPGGGDDGGRRNPPGGSYVVSSDEDEPSSGLPGADVLFSLQAGSSTRLTPGTISCPVCMDTYTEMVESGRLVVSTKCGHVFCSQCLRDALSRSHTCPTCRKRLTPRQYHPLYI; this comes from the exons ATGAGCAACACT GCTCCGAGGAAAAGACGGAACGCGGAGGGCCCGCTGGCGTCCGCCGCCAAACACCGCGGCGGCGCAAACGCGCGCCGAACGGCCCGTGCCGATCGTCGGGCCGTGGCAGCCTCTAACAGGAGGAGCAGTCCCCGAGTTGTCCCGCCACCGCCGGCAGAGACCGTCGATGTGATGGACAACCCTCCGGACG ATCCCGCCGAAGTGGTGGACCTGACGTCGGAGTCGTGGGAAGCGGCGCACGTGGTCGATCTGACCAACAACGACTCCGTGCTG ctGGTAGACGAAGGCTCGCCCGTCCGGACTCGAGGACGCACTCGCGCACGCACGCTGACGGGGCGCCTCTCGGAtcccggcggcggcgacgacggcggaAGGAGGAACCCCCCGGGAGGTAGCTACGTGGTCAGCAGCGACGAGGACGAGCCCTCCTCGGGCCTCCCAGGCGCCGACGTCTTGTTCTCGCTCCAGGCAGGGAGCTCCACCAG GCTTACACCGGGAACCATCAGCTGTCCGGTGTGCATGGACACGTACACGGAG ATGGTGGAGAGCGGGCGGCTGGTGGTGTCTACCAAATGCGGCCACGTCTTCTGCAGCCAATGCCTACGAGACGCCCTTTCCCGTTCGCACACGTGCCCCACGTGTCGAAAACGCCTGACGCCTCGGCAGTACCACCCCCTCTATATCTGA
- the selenot2 gene encoding selenoprotein T2 codes for MAEYSQAGLLTALLLFTALTLRDVYVGRPSPQPADVLSKHGTTVGTGHTRAAEHSVLRFQYCISUGYAKVFQEYSRAIEQLYPEMRIEGQNYPPSPFNKLMGNAVWFLKLASILLIISGQNVFAQLGVDTPRLWTWGQENKIFSCLMAFFLCNMMETHFLSTGAFEVSLDDVPIWSKLQSGYVPNIHEMLQILHPHLHGNQRVDSSSFS; via the exons ATGGCGGAGTACAGCCAGGCTGGTTTACTAACTGCTCTACTTCTATTCACGGCGCTGACGCTCCGCGACGTCTACGTAGGCAGACCGAGCCCGCAACCGGCCGACGTTTTATCTAAGCACGGAACCACCGTTGGAACTGGACACACCAGGGCAGCGGAGCATTCCGTCCTCCGGTTCCAGTACTG CATCTCCTGAGGTTACGCCAAAGTCTTTCAAGAGTATTCCAGGGCCATCGAACAGCTGTACCCTGAAATGCGCATCGAGGGACAAAACTACCCCCCGTCGCCCTTCAACAA GTTGATGGGCAACGCGGTGTGGTTCCTGAAGCTGGCCTCCATCTTGTTGATTATCAGCGGTCAGAACGTGTTCGCGCAGCTCGGAGTAGACACGCCCAGGCTTTGGACTTGGGGCCAAGAGAACAAG ATCTTCTCCTGTTTGATGGCCTTTTTCCTCTGCAACATGATGGAGACGCACTTCCTGTCCACCGGAGCCTTCGAGGTCTCGCTGGATG ATGTTCCCATCTGGTCCAAGCTCCAGTCTGGTTATGTCCCCAACATACATGAGATGTTGCAAATTCTCCACCCACATCTCCATGGCAACCAGCGCGTGGACTCCTCAAGCTTCTCCTAG